In Erpetoichthys calabaricus chromosome 15, fErpCal1.3, whole genome shotgun sequence, one DNA window encodes the following:
- the ggps1 gene encoding geranylgeranyl pyrophosphate synthase isoform X2 encodes MDAKKDEACERILLEPYKYLLQLPGKQVRSKLSQAFNHWLNVPEDKLQVIIEVTEMLHNASLLIDDIEDNSKLRRGFPVAHSIYGIPSVINSANYVYFLGLEKVLTLDHPEAVQVFTRQLLELHRGQGLDIYWRDTYTCPTEQEYKDMVLKKTGGLFGLAVGLMQLFSSDRRDLKPLLNTMGLFFQIRDDYANLLSKEYSENKSFCEDLTEGKFSFPTIHAIWSRPDSTQVQNILRQRTENVDIKRYCVDYLEKIGSFAYTRQTLEKLEAEAYKQIEDLGGNPQLEALMQQLSKLFKEI; translated from the exons gtAAACAGGTGAGGAGCAAACTTTCACAAGCTTTCAACCACTGGCTCAATGTCCCAGAAGATAAACTTCAG GTTATCATTGAGGTGACAGAGATGCTACACAATGCTAGCCTTCTAATTGATGATATTGAAGATAACTCCAAATTACGACGTGGCTTCCCAGTGGCCCACAGTATTTATGGAATACCATCTGTCATCAACTCTGCAAACTATGTATATTTCTTAGGTTTGGAGAAAGTGCTGACATTAGATCATCCAGAGGCTGTTCAGGTGTTCACTCGGCAGCTTTTGGAGTTGCACCGTGGACAGGGTCTAGATATCTACTGGCGTGACACATATACTTGCCCTACTGAGCAAGAGTATAAAGATATGGTGCTCAAGAAGACAGGGGGCCTCTTTGGCTTAGCTGTAGGGCTCATGCAGCTCTTTTCCAGTGACAGAAGAGACTTGAAGCCCTTGCTGAATACAATGGGACTCTTTTTCCAAATCCGTGATGACTATGCCAATCTTCTATCCAAAGAGTACAGCGAGAACAAGAGTTTTTGTGAAGACTTGACAGAGGGTAAATTCTCTTTTCCCACAATTCATGCCATTTGGTCTCGACCAGACAGCACTCAAGTGCAAAATATTCTGCGCCAGCGCACAGAAAATGTGGACATCAAGCGATACTGCGTGGACTACTTAGAAAAAATTGGCTCTTTTGCCTATACTCGGCAAACTCTTGAAAAGCTGGAGGCTGAAGCCTATAAGCAAATTGAGGATTTGGGGGGCAATCCACAATTAGAAGCTTTAATGCAGCAACTGAGTAAACTTTTCAAGGAAATCTGA